In a genomic window of Streptomyces sp. NBC_01142:
- a CDS encoding SpoIIE family protein phosphatase has translation MTSSAVPPERGPAPAEPSPEQTSTVGRLAATVERLRGEVQAAHAAADGRALIELAKGVMIERLQCGPAQAARQLAELADQAGLSQLELAADIINQAARDQVAEAAGDFVLRANGDAKPEGEAASSVAVRLRTAESAALAAGDTQAVAESLLEHALTPLGATAVAVWTAGSDASLTLCGHAGFSADEAGRWRYVPPGVATVARQALSERRTVRISSLAAAGVPSIGHTQSPDGGRIALPAGTGGRIHGVLEICWPQPLAPQSPAVVRQIEALAELCAHTLESLPASGVYLPATREPADVSELVDLSDGLYDPALVLTPHLDAEGHLTDFRIRHANSRFLDPAGRPRSAVNGALLLEAYPMAAGDSDLFEKTERVYATGEPFRAQRMTLTALVDQVPLASVADLSISRHGGSVLLIWRIEDETARLASLLQNAQRLGRIGGFEENLVTGEITWNGQLFGLYGRAVTDTPVSLQDLAGHAHPDDAVAIGRFLQAVLHHRRPHSTAFRLQRPDGVTRHIRVIAEPVLDADDRLLAVRGAYQDISSQHWTEVALAATRDQLAHTEQESAERNRMALQLQHAIMPPTRGPLDAPGLQIAVRYRPAESESLVGGDWYDAVVLPSKRILLCVGDIAGHGVEAATGMVVLRNALRGLAITGAGPGQLLSWLNIVAHHLTEQVTATAVCGLYDPDTRILRWARAGHLPPVLVRGSGATTLPLLGGLLLGALAEAEYEEAEVQLEPNDTLLMYTDGLVERRDTSVHESLTQLLATAQAPAPTLERRLDRLLTHSKSDTDDDTCLIGIQVS, from the coding sequence ATGACCAGCTCCGCCGTCCCTCCGGAACGGGGCCCGGCCCCGGCGGAGCCCTCGCCGGAGCAGACGTCCACCGTCGGTCGCCTGGCGGCCACGGTGGAACGGCTGCGCGGAGAGGTACAGGCGGCGCACGCCGCGGCCGACGGGCGCGCCCTGATCGAACTCGCCAAAGGCGTCATGATCGAGCGGCTCCAATGCGGTCCGGCACAGGCGGCACGGCAACTCGCCGAACTCGCGGACCAGGCCGGCCTGTCACAGCTCGAGCTGGCAGCGGACATCATCAACCAGGCCGCCCGCGACCAAGTGGCCGAAGCAGCAGGTGACTTCGTCCTGCGGGCAAACGGCGACGCCAAGCCCGAAGGAGAGGCCGCTTCGTCCGTCGCGGTGCGCCTGCGCACCGCGGAAAGCGCCGCGCTGGCCGCCGGCGACACTCAGGCCGTCGCCGAATCTCTGCTCGAACATGCGCTGACCCCGTTGGGAGCGACGGCCGTCGCCGTCTGGACCGCAGGCTCGGACGCCTCTCTCACCCTCTGTGGCCACGCGGGATTCAGCGCCGACGAGGCGGGACGCTGGCGGTACGTACCGCCCGGTGTGGCAACCGTCGCCCGCCAGGCCCTCAGCGAGCGCCGCACCGTGCGGATCTCCTCCCTCGCCGCGGCCGGCGTGCCCTCCATCGGGCATACGCAGAGCCCGGACGGCGGCCGTATCGCCCTGCCCGCCGGAACCGGCGGCCGCATACACGGCGTTCTGGAGATCTGCTGGCCCCAGCCGCTCGCTCCGCAGTCCCCGGCCGTCGTCCGCCAGATCGAAGCCCTGGCCGAGCTGTGCGCCCACACACTCGAAAGCCTCCCCGCCTCCGGCGTGTATCTCCCGGCCACACGGGAACCGGCCGACGTCTCCGAACTGGTGGACCTGTCCGACGGGCTGTACGACCCCGCGCTGGTCCTCACCCCGCACCTCGACGCGGAAGGCCACCTCACCGACTTCCGCATCCGTCACGCCAACAGCCGCTTCCTGGACCCGGCCGGACGCCCCCGCAGCGCCGTCAACGGGGCCTTGCTGCTGGAGGCCTACCCCATGGCCGCCGGCGACAGCGACCTCTTCGAGAAGACCGAACGCGTCTACGCCACCGGTGAACCCTTCCGCGCTCAGCGGATGACGCTGACCGCGCTCGTCGACCAGGTGCCGCTCGCGTCCGTCGCCGATCTCAGCATCAGCCGGCACGGCGGCAGCGTGCTGCTCATCTGGCGCATCGAGGACGAGACCGCCCGGCTCGCCAGCCTGCTCCAAAACGCGCAGCGCCTCGGCCGTATCGGCGGCTTCGAGGAGAACCTCGTAACGGGTGAGATCACCTGGAACGGGCAGCTCTTCGGCCTGTACGGACGTGCGGTCACCGACACCCCCGTGTCCCTGCAGGATCTCGCCGGTCACGCACACCCCGACGACGCCGTCGCCATCGGCCGCTTCCTCCAGGCAGTGCTTCACCACCGGCGTCCCCATTCGACGGCCTTCCGCCTTCAGCGTCCCGACGGAGTCACCCGCCACATCCGGGTCATCGCCGAACCCGTCCTCGACGCCGACGACCGGCTCCTCGCGGTGCGCGGCGCGTACCAGGACATCTCCTCCCAGCACTGGACCGAGGTGGCGCTCGCCGCCACCCGCGACCAACTCGCGCACACCGAACAGGAGTCGGCCGAGCGCAACCGCATGGCGCTGCAACTCCAGCACGCCATCATGCCGCCGACCCGGGGCCCCCTCGACGCCCCCGGCCTGCAGATCGCCGTACGGTACCGGCCGGCGGAGTCGGAGTCCCTGGTGGGCGGCGACTGGTACGACGCCGTCGTCCTGCCCTCCAAGCGGATCCTGCTCTGCGTCGGGGACATCGCCGGCCACGGCGTGGAGGCGGCAACCGGCATGGTGGTTCTGCGCAACGCCCTGCGCGGTCTCGCCATCACCGGCGCGGGCCCCGGCCAGCTGCTGTCGTGGCTGAACATCGTGGCGCATCACCTCACCGAACAGGTCACCGCCACCGCCGTCTGCGGCCTGTACGACCCCGACACCCGCATCCTGCGCTGGGCCAGGGCAGGCCACCTGCCTCCGGTCCTGGTGCGCGGAAGTGGGGCCACCACCCTGCCTCTGCTCGGCGGACTGCTCCTGGGTGCCCTGGCGGAGGCCGAGTACGAAGAGGCCGAGGTCCAACTCGAGCCGAACGACACCTTGCTGATGTACACCGACGGCCTCGTCGAACGCAGGGACACTTCCGTCCACGAGTCCCTCACCCAACTGCTCGCCACAGCACAGGCACCCGCACCCACCCTCGAGCGCCGACTCGACCGCCTGCTCACCCACAGCAAGTCGGACACCGATGACGACACCTGCCTCATCGGCATTCAGGTGTCCTGA
- a CDS encoding DUF4326 domain-containing protein: MTRTTVVNLKGHRNDPEFADVVYVGRAMHRGGWDLSASPLASPFRPGRDGSREEVMERYREHLLGRPDLLPLLPELRGHRLGCWCVPEACHAQVIAQLADSGAGTDSGAGTDPE, encoded by the coding sequence ATGACCAGGACCACGGTCGTCAATCTCAAGGGCCACCGGAACGATCCCGAGTTCGCGGATGTGGTCTACGTCGGCCGGGCCATGCACCGGGGCGGCTGGGACCTGAGTGCCTCCCCGCTGGCGAGCCCCTTCCGTCCCGGTCGCGACGGCAGCCGGGAAGAGGTCATGGAGCGGTACCGGGAACATCTCCTCGGCCGCCCGGACCTCCTCCCCCTGCTTCCGGAGCTCCGTGGGCACCGGCTCGGCTGCTGGTGCGTCCCGGAGGCGTGCCACGCCCAGGTGATCGCGCAACTGGCGGACTCGGGGGCGGGCACCGACTCCGGAGCTGGCACCGATCCGGAGTGA
- a CDS encoding PaaI family thioesterase yields the protein MERTMAQPTVQHTETDTPAARSRTHTWAPPTSYADAGDRSGIELIRMGLDGRLPSAPICGTLGFRLVEVDEGRAVFEGDPGEHLFNPMGTVHGGFMATMLDSALGTSVMSALPAGRAYATVQLGVNLVRPVYGNTPTLRCEGTAIHVGRTTATAEARVVGAVDGKLYAHGTTTCAVFALPGAG from the coding sequence ATGGAACGCACCATGGCGCAGCCCACGGTCCAGCACACCGAAACCGACACCCCCGCGGCGCGCTCGCGCACCCACACCTGGGCACCACCGACCAGCTACGCCGACGCCGGCGACCGCTCGGGGATCGAGCTGATCCGTATGGGCCTGGACGGCCGTCTGCCGTCGGCACCGATCTGCGGCACGCTCGGCTTCCGGCTCGTCGAGGTCGACGAGGGCCGGGCCGTCTTCGAAGGCGATCCCGGCGAGCATCTGTTCAACCCCATGGGCACCGTCCACGGCGGCTTCATGGCCACGATGCTCGATTCGGCACTCGGCACCTCGGTCATGAGCGCCCTGCCTGCCGGGCGGGCCTACGCCACCGTGCAACTGGGGGTGAATCTGGTACGCCCGGTGTACGGCAACACCCCGACACTGCGCTGCGAGGGCACGGCCATCCATGTGGGCCGCACGACCGCGACGGCGGAGGCCCGGGTCGTCGGGGCCGTGGACGGCAAGCTGTACGCACACGGCACCACTACCTGCGCGGTCTTCGCCCTGCCGGGCGCCGGGTGA
- a CDS encoding putative quinol monooxygenase produces MTKIGLLARIEAKPEYAEKVGDMLRDALRLAKEEEHTVTWFAFRENATTFGVFDTFQDEEGRTAHLQGRIAAALMEAAETMLSSAPDIRPVDILAVKLP; encoded by the coding sequence ATGACGAAGATCGGCCTGTTGGCCAGGATCGAAGCCAAGCCCGAGTACGCAGAGAAGGTCGGGGACATGCTGCGCGATGCGCTGCGGCTCGCCAAGGAGGAGGAGCACACCGTCACCTGGTTCGCGTTCCGCGAGAACGCCACCACCTTCGGGGTGTTCGACACCTTCCAGGACGAGGAGGGCCGCACCGCCCACCTGCAGGGCAGGATCGCCGCGGCACTGATGGAGGCCGCGGAGACGATGCTCAGCTCCGCACCGGACATCCGCCCCGTGGACATCCTGGCGGTCAAGCTTCCCTGA
- a CDS encoding GlxA family transcriptional regulator yields MDVAVLAYDGVFDSGLAAILDVLQGANAMRGELPQPPPAWEVTTVGFHRRIRTGAGHVVATAPVSEARGADLLLVPALAERRPEALIDHVSGPGSAAVRRLVADARERQTPVASACTGTFLLAESGVLDGRRATTSWWLAPVFRMRYPAVTVDETRMVTTSDGVTTAGAAFGHVDLALAIVRMSSPALADLVARYLVVDERPSQSAYTIPSALAQSDPTVAAFERWARLHLDEPISIGQAAQALGVSERTLQRAVQRALGTSPIRFVQDLRIEQASHLLRTTDLSLEAIARRVGYEHANTLRILLRERTGSTAGALRRR; encoded by the coding sequence ATGGATGTAGCTGTACTCGCCTACGACGGTGTGTTCGACTCCGGGCTCGCGGCGATCCTCGATGTACTCCAAGGGGCCAACGCCATGCGCGGGGAGCTGCCTCAGCCGCCGCCCGCCTGGGAGGTCACGACCGTAGGTTTCCACCGCCGGATCCGCACCGGCGCCGGACATGTGGTCGCCACCGCGCCCGTCTCGGAGGCAAGGGGGGCGGACCTGCTGCTCGTACCGGCCCTCGCCGAGCGGCGGCCCGAGGCACTGATCGACCATGTTTCGGGTCCCGGCTCCGCAGCCGTGCGGCGTCTGGTGGCCGATGCGCGGGAGCGGCAGACGCCTGTCGCCTCGGCCTGTACGGGCACTTTCCTGCTGGCCGAGTCCGGGGTGCTGGACGGACGGCGGGCGACCACGAGCTGGTGGCTCGCGCCGGTGTTCCGCATGCGCTATCCGGCGGTGACGGTCGACGAGACCAGGATGGTGACCACATCGGACGGCGTGACGACGGCCGGCGCGGCCTTCGGGCATGTCGACCTCGCCCTCGCGATCGTCCGGATGAGCAGCCCCGCCCTCGCCGATCTCGTCGCCCGCTATCTGGTGGTGGACGAGCGACCGTCCCAGTCGGCGTACACCATCCCGAGCGCGCTCGCCCAGAGCGATCCGACCGTGGCGGCCTTCGAGCGGTGGGCGCGACTGCATCTGGACGAGCCGATCAGTATCGGGCAGGCGGCGCAGGCGCTCGGCGTCAGCGAGCGCACCCTTCAGCGGGCCGTGCAGCGCGCACTCGGTACCTCACCCATCCGCTTCGTTCAGGACCTGCGGATCGAACAGGCCTCCCACCTGCTGCGGACCACGGACCTCTCACTGGAGGCCATCGCCCGCAGGGTCGGCTACGAACACGCCAACACCCTGCGCATCCTGTTGAGGGAACGCACCGGGAGCACGGCCGGAGCTTTGCGCCGCCGCTGA
- a CDS encoding helix-turn-helix domain-containing protein, whose translation MSDAAGGGDAVEAQRHRLGKRLRALRIEVGLTQTGLAGNIASANSTISDLENGKGRNAPDRGLFERYVSACLAESEAGKAVKQERWASLLGDYKVLQLLLEHAQDHGGGLADPAPGHLDGRCPYPGLHSFTEDTAEWFFGRGTQIQELVRLLNKRIGGGPPLFLIGASGAGKSSLLNAGLAPLLRLGRLSADDSAPAAVVRLTPGAHPLEALRAQLERSKGRTSGRWVLIVDQFEETFTQCTDSDERQAFVAALVEQASGDRSRRPVPVVVAVRADFFHRCIAVPGLAGLVNKGNIVLGPMTEPDLRQAITGPARAAQLELEPGLVEMLLRDLGVRGGGYDAGALPLLAHALQATWAQGDGRRMTLAGYHASGGIQNAVANTAQGVYDSLDRDEKQAARRMLLRLVAVDDGGEAVRRRVCEDELAHEGGPARVALQRLIEERLVTADDGVVQITHEALVRAWAQLREWLAEDRDWLRVHRALTVAAEAWQALQRDPGSLYRGHRLAQATEMAAGRRADLNPLEREFLEDSVAAAQAEIRRAEAEAAATGRRNERLRRLTAALALLVVASLVATAVAVWQWQAAEGQRRTADRKSRIAAASSLAAQSRAVLGTQPDLANLLALAGLRQAAIAPTHASAQAALSTPVHPARPLVGHTGEVIAVTFSPDGHTVATGSKDGTARLWAGGSHRVATTLPGRSGEVTAVSFSPDGKLLAAGSADGTARLWDIRTGRTAAILRGHSRGVYAVSFSPDGRSLATGSADATARLWDTRTGRTTATLAGHTGKVSAVAFSPDGGRLLTGSWDDTAQLWDLGTRRAVGTLTGHTGEVYGVAFSPDGKSLATGSADGTVRLWDTSTRRGIATLRGHTRVVSAVAFSPDGGMLLTGSWDDTARLWDLGTRRAVGTLTGHTGEVNGVAFSPDGKSLATGSADGTARLWGTRTRQATTTLTGHSGYLDAVAFSPDGRMLATGSRDGTARLWDLRTHRTTATIGGRAGYVLAVAFSPDGHTLATGNKDGTARLWDTRTHQLIAALRGHSGAVAGVSFSPDGRTLASASTDGTARLWGTRTRRLIATLRGHSGWVSAVSFSPDGRTLASASTDGTARLWGTRTHQLIATFNSRTGYMSAVVFSPNGKTLATAPTDGTAQLWDVATHRAIATLTGHTNEVTAVAFSPDGNTIATSSRDGTARLWASSSGDPIATLTGHTGWVAAAVFSPDGKTLATASWDRTARLTPVPGVWAHELCRGAGRNLTHDEWNFYVGDDRYQRLCPNFPSG comes from the coding sequence ATGAGCGACGCTGCAGGCGGGGGTGACGCGGTCGAGGCGCAGCGGCACCGACTGGGGAAGCGGCTACGTGCTCTGCGCATCGAGGTCGGCCTGACCCAGACCGGTCTGGCCGGAAACATCGCCTCGGCCAACTCAACGATCTCCGATCTCGAGAACGGCAAGGGAAGGAATGCACCCGACCGCGGTCTGTTCGAGAGGTACGTCAGCGCCTGCCTGGCCGAGTCGGAGGCGGGCAAGGCCGTGAAGCAAGAACGGTGGGCGAGCCTGCTGGGGGACTACAAGGTGCTGCAGCTGTTGCTGGAGCATGCGCAGGATCACGGCGGTGGTCTCGCCGACCCGGCACCTGGTCATCTCGATGGCCGATGCCCCTACCCCGGCCTGCACTCCTTCACCGAGGACACAGCCGAATGGTTCTTCGGCCGCGGCACGCAAATCCAGGAACTGGTCAGGCTGCTGAACAAGCGCATCGGCGGCGGACCGCCCTTGTTCCTGATCGGCGCCTCGGGCGCCGGCAAGTCATCCCTGCTGAACGCTGGTTTGGCCCCCCTGTTACGCCTGGGACGTCTGTCGGCGGACGATTCGGCTCCCGCGGCGGTGGTACGGCTCACGCCGGGGGCGCATCCGCTGGAGGCGCTGCGCGCCCAGCTGGAGAGATCGAAGGGCAGGACCAGTGGCCGCTGGGTGCTGATCGTGGATCAGTTCGAGGAGACCTTTACCCAGTGCACGGACAGCGACGAGCGTCAGGCCTTCGTGGCCGCGCTCGTCGAGCAGGCATCCGGAGACAGGAGCCGCCGACCGGTCCCGGTCGTTGTGGCGGTGCGCGCCGACTTTTTCCACCGCTGCATTGCCGTGCCCGGACTGGCCGGATTGGTGAACAAGGGAAACATCGTGCTCGGACCGATGACCGAGCCCGATCTGCGCCAGGCGATCACTGGTCCGGCGCGCGCGGCACAGCTGGAACTGGAGCCGGGGCTGGTGGAGATGCTGCTGCGCGACCTGGGTGTGCGTGGCGGGGGTTATGACGCGGGCGCGCTGCCGCTGCTGGCGCACGCGCTGCAGGCCACCTGGGCCCAAGGCGACGGCCGTCGCATGACACTGGCTGGCTATCACGCCTCCGGAGGCATCCAGAACGCGGTGGCCAACACGGCTCAGGGGGTATACGACTCCCTGGATCGGGACGAGAAGCAAGCAGCGCGACGCATGCTGCTCCGCCTGGTCGCGGTGGACGACGGCGGTGAGGCCGTGCGGCGCCGGGTTTGCGAAGACGAGCTGGCACACGAGGGGGGTCCTGCCCGTGTCGCCCTGCAACGCCTGATCGAGGAACGTCTGGTCACCGCGGATGACGGGGTCGTGCAGATCACCCACGAAGCACTCGTACGAGCCTGGGCCCAGCTGCGGGAGTGGTTGGCCGAAGATCGTGACTGGCTGCGTGTGCACCGCGCCCTGACCGTAGCCGCCGAAGCCTGGCAGGCCCTGCAACGTGATCCAGGCAGCCTGTATCGGGGACACCGGCTGGCCCAGGCCACAGAGATGGCGGCCGGACGCCGAGCCGACCTCAATCCGCTGGAGCGCGAGTTCTTGGAGGACAGCGTCGCGGCGGCGCAGGCTGAGATCAGGAGGGCGGAAGCCGAGGCCGCAGCCACCGGTCGCCGAAACGAACGGCTTCGGCGTCTCACGGCAGCCCTCGCACTGTTGGTGGTGGCGTCACTGGTTGCCACAGCTGTCGCGGTGTGGCAGTGGCAGGCCGCTGAGGGACAGCGCAGGACGGCCGACCGGAAGAGCCGGATAGCCGCCGCGAGCAGTCTTGCCGCACAGTCCCGCGCGGTCCTGGGCACCCAGCCCGACCTCGCGAACCTTCTCGCCCTCGCCGGACTCCGCCAGGCAGCCATCGCTCCGACCCACGCGAGTGCACAAGCTGCCCTGTCGACCCCCGTGCATCCGGCTCGGCCGCTCGTCGGTCACACCGGGGAGGTCATCGCGGTGACGTTCAGCCCGGATGGGCACACCGTGGCTACGGGCAGCAAGGACGGGACCGCCCGACTCTGGGCCGGCGGGAGCCACCGAGTGGCCACCACTCTGCCCGGTCGGAGCGGCGAAGTCACTGCGGTGTCGTTCAGTCCGGACGGGAAGTTGTTGGCCGCGGGGTCTGCCGATGGCACCGCCCGGCTCTGGGACATCCGTACCGGCCGCACAGCCGCCATCCTGCGAGGCCATTCGCGCGGAGTGTACGCGGTGTCGTTCAGTCCCGACGGAAGGTCGTTGGCCACGGGATCTGCCGATGCCACCGCCCGGCTCTGGGACACCCGTACCGGACGAACAACCGCCACCCTGGCCGGTCACACCGGCAAAGTGAGTGCGGTGGCGTTCAGTCCCGACGGCGGGAGGCTGTTGACCGGCAGTTGGGACGACACCGCCCAGCTGTGGGATCTGGGCACCCGTAGGGCAGTTGGCACCTTGACGGGTCACACGGGCGAGGTGTACGGGGTGGCGTTCAGTCCGGACGGGAAGTCGTTGGCCACGGGGTCCGCCGATGGCACCGTCCGACTCTGGGACACCAGTACCCGGCGGGGCATCGCAACTCTGCGAGGGCACACCCGCGTAGTGAGTGCGGTGGCGTTCAGTCCCGACGGCGGGATGCTGTTGACCGGCAGTTGGGACGACACCGCCCGGCTGTGGGATCTGGGCACCCGTAGGGCAGTTGGCACCTTGACGGGTCACACGGGCGAGGTGAACGGGGTGGCGTTCAGTCCGGACGGGAAGTCGTTGGCCACGGGCTCCGCCGATGGCACCGCCCGGCTCTGGGGCACCCGTACCCGGCAGGCGACCACGACGCTGACCGGTCACAGCGGATACCTCGATGCGGTGGCGTTCAGCCCCGACGGCCGCATGCTTGCAACCGGGAGCAGGGACGGGACCGCCCGACTATGGGATCTCCGCACCCACCGAACGACCGCGACCATTGGCGGCCGGGCCGGCTACGTACTCGCGGTGGCATTCAGCCCCGACGGCCACACGCTTGCAACCGGCAACAAGGACGGAACCGCCCGACTATGGGACACCCGCACGCACCAGCTCATCGCTGCGCTGCGCGGGCACAGCGGCGCGGTGGCCGGGGTGTCGTTCAGTCCGGACGGCAGGACGTTGGCGTCCGCCTCCACCGACGGGACCGCCCGCCTCTGGGGCACCCGCACCCGCCGGCTCATCGCTACGCTGCGCGGGCACAGCGGCTGGGTGAGCGCGGTGTCGTTCAGTCCGGACGGCAGGACGTTGGCGTCCGCCTCCACCGACGGGACCGCCCGCCTCTGGGGCACCCGCACGCACCAGCTCATCGCTACCTTCAACAGCAGAACCGGATACATGAGCGCAGTGGTGTTCAGCCCGAACGGGAAGACCTTGGCCACTGCTCCCACCGATGGCACCGCCCAGTTGTGGGACGTCGCCACCCACAGGGCCATCGCCACCCTCACGGGCCATACCAACGAGGTGACCGCGGTGGCATTCAGCCCCGACGGAAACACCATCGCGACAAGCAGCAGGGACGGCACGGCACGCCTGTGGGCCAGCAGCAGCGGCGACCCGATCGCTACCCTGACGGGCCACACCGGATGGGTAGCCGCAGCGGTGTTCAGCCCCGACGGCAAGACCCTCGCTACTGCATCCTGGGACCGCACCGCCCGGCTCACCCCCGTACCGGGCGTGTGGGCTCACGAACTATGCCGCGGAGCGGGCCGCAACCTGACTCACGACGAGTGGAACTTCTACGTCGGCGACGACCGTTACCAGCGTCTGTGCCCGAACTTCCCCTCCGGTTGA
- a CDS encoding TetR/AcrR family transcriptional regulator — protein sequence MHSSPPSRGRPRDPRSHEAIISATAELVAEAGYAATSIGAVAARAGVGKDTIYRRWSGKPELVFEAVFTTTDHAPIPDTGTLTGDLTALLRGLVEEFHAPASAAALPGLLADFAADPALKARIRSDFLAPSKERLLIVFERAVLRGEIAAGTPVDLVLDTLAGAVFFHVGLVGEHPTPQLAGRLAAVVAKGIEIR from the coding sequence ATGCACTCTTCTCCTCCCTCCAGGGGGCGCCCCAGGGACCCCCGCTCGCACGAGGCGATCATCAGCGCGACCGCGGAGCTGGTGGCCGAGGCCGGCTACGCCGCGACGTCGATCGGGGCCGTGGCGGCGCGGGCCGGTGTCGGCAAGGACACGATCTACCGACGATGGTCGGGCAAGCCGGAGCTGGTCTTCGAGGCCGTGTTCACGACCACCGACCACGCTCCGATACCGGACACGGGAACGCTCACCGGGGACCTGACCGCCCTGCTGCGGGGCCTGGTCGAGGAGTTCCATGCGCCTGCCTCCGCAGCGGCGCTCCCGGGACTGCTCGCCGACTTCGCCGCCGATCCGGCCCTGAAGGCGCGCATCCGTAGCGACTTCCTCGCCCCGTCGAAGGAACGGCTGCTGATTGTCTTCGAACGCGCCGTGCTGCGCGGGGAGATCGCCGCCGGCACACCGGTGGACCTGGTCCTGGACACGCTGGCAGGAGCGGTGTTCTTCCATGTCGGACTGGTGGGAGAGCACCCCACCCCGCAGTTGGCCGGCCGGCTGGCTGCTGTCGTTGCCAAAGGAATCGAGATCCGATGA
- a CDS encoding cytochrome P450: MTTLEDPVAAASRCTPEFRRNPYPVYAYLRDAAPVCPMRPPHGIDTYLITRYEDARAALSDPRLSKDMYGAMDAYRRIFGDSSVALDDHMLNSDPPKHTRLRKLVNSQFTPRRVESLRPQIQDIVETLMDGFATQEPVDLLPAFAFPLPITVICELLGVPPEERSEVQGWSTTVANTGFSKEAKQAHQKAEESLHAYFEDLLARKRSHPGDDLLSALTEVRDKDGGLSRNELTSTAFLLMFAGHKTTAYLIGNAVYHLLAHPSQLRAVQRNPELVGQAVEEVLRYDGSVESATFRFATEDVDIAGTRIPKGALVQIALASANRDPLKFDSPDQFDVTRPDNAQSAHLGFGQGIHYCLGAPLARLEMQLALTGLFSRFPRMALADPAREAPWMEVPFPAFRGLAELPVVLDPAMP, encoded by the coding sequence GTGACCACACTGGAAGACCCCGTCGCCGCAGCCTCGCGGTGCACCCCCGAGTTCCGACGGAACCCCTACCCTGTCTACGCCTACCTGCGGGATGCGGCGCCCGTCTGCCCCATGCGGCCGCCGCACGGCATCGACACGTACCTGATCACCCGGTACGAGGACGCGCGGGCCGCCCTGTCGGATCCCCGGTTGAGCAAGGACATGTACGGGGCCATGGACGCCTACCGAAGGATCTTCGGTGACTCGTCCGTCGCACTGGACGATCACATGCTCAACTCCGACCCGCCCAAGCACACCCGGCTACGCAAGCTGGTCAACTCCCAGTTCACTCCGCGCCGGGTGGAATCCCTGCGGCCGCAGATCCAGGACATCGTCGAGACCCTGATGGACGGATTCGCGACGCAGGAACCCGTCGACCTGCTGCCCGCGTTCGCGTTTCCGCTGCCGATCACCGTGATCTGTGAACTGCTCGGCGTGCCGCCGGAAGAGCGGTCGGAGGTGCAGGGCTGGTCCACCACGGTGGCGAACACCGGGTTCAGCAAGGAAGCCAAGCAGGCCCACCAGAAGGCCGAGGAGAGCCTGCACGCGTACTTCGAGGATCTCCTCGCGCGTAAGCGCAGCCACCCGGGTGATGACCTGCTCAGCGCGCTCACCGAAGTCCGGGACAAGGACGGCGGGCTGTCCCGGAACGAGCTGACCTCGACAGCGTTTCTGCTGATGTTCGCGGGTCACAAGACGACTGCCTACCTCATCGGCAACGCGGTCTACCATCTCCTCGCCCATCCTTCGCAGCTTCGCGCCGTGCAGCGGAACCCGGAGCTGGTCGGACAGGCGGTTGAGGAGGTGCTGCGCTACGACGGCTCGGTGGAGAGCGCGACGTTCCGTTTCGCGACCGAGGATGTGGACATCGCCGGGACGCGGATTCCGAAGGGCGCTCTGGTTCAGATCGCGCTCGCCTCGGCCAACCGGGACCCGCTGAAGTTCGACTCCCCGGACCAGTTCGACGTGACGCGACCGGACAACGCGCAAAGTGCCCATCTGGGGTTCGGGCAGGGCATTCACTACTGCCTGGGAGCGCCTCTGGCCAGACTGGAGATGCAACTCGCTCTCACCGGTCTGTTCAGCCGTTTCCCAAGGATGGCTCTGGCCGACCCCGCACGTGAGGCGCCTTGGATGGAGGTTCCGTTCCCGGCCTTCCGCGGCCTCGCGGAACTGCCCGTCGTGCTCGATCCTGCTATGCCGTGA